A window of the Pontibacillus yanchengensis genome harbors these coding sequences:
- a CDS encoding LamB/YcsF family protein — MNIIDLNCDMGESFGTYKKGYDEELLQYVTSANIACGFHAGDASTMRKTVQLALEHGVGVGAHPGLDDLVGFGRRTIDISPKEAYEIVMYQIGALKAFVEAEGSSLQHVKPHGALYNMAAQNKELSAAIAEAVYNVDANLILFGLAGTELYHAGNNLNLRTASEVFSDRTYQQDGTLTPRSETNAIITDHRTASKQVIRMIQEQQVLSQQKIDIPIKANTICIHGDGEYAVEFARFISSALKEANIDVGKISDFLPLK, encoded by the coding sequence ATGAATATCATTGATTTAAATTGCGATATGGGGGAAAGCTTTGGAACATACAAAAAAGGTTATGATGAAGAACTCTTACAATACGTTACTTCCGCTAACATTGCGTGTGGATTTCATGCCGGAGATGCTTCTACAATGAGAAAAACGGTTCAATTGGCTCTAGAGCATGGAGTTGGTGTAGGTGCACATCCCGGACTTGATGACCTGGTTGGGTTTGGTAGACGCACCATCGACATTTCTCCAAAGGAAGCATATGAAATCGTAATGTACCAAATCGGAGCTTTAAAAGCTTTTGTTGAAGCAGAAGGTTCTTCCTTGCAACATGTTAAACCGCATGGTGCTCTTTATAATATGGCCGCACAAAATAAAGAGCTATCAGCTGCAATTGCTGAAGCAGTTTATAATGTTGATGCCAATCTTATTTTATTTGGTCTTGCTGGTACTGAGCTTTATCATGCCGGAAACAACCTTAACCTCCGCACAGCGAGTGAAGTTTTTTCCGACCGGACCTATCAACAAGATGGAACCCTTACTCCAAGAAGCGAAACAAATGCAATCATAACTGATCATAGAACCGCTTCAAAACAAGTCATTCGTATGATTCAAGAGCAACAAGTTCTTTCTCAACAAAAGATAGATATACCGATCAAAGCAAATACGATTTGCATTCATGGAGATGGAGAATATGCCGTTGAGTTTGCACGATTTATTTCTTCAGCACTTAAAGAAGCAAACATAGACGTTGGAAAAATAAGTGATTTCTTGCCTCTAAAATAG
- a CDS encoding biotin-dependent carboxyltransferase family protein has protein sequence MIYVKKPGLLSTLQDQGRIGYQKHGVIMSGVMDPVSPRIANLLVGNSEHEVVLEITMLGPTLVFEQNTIIALCGGDLSPRIDDSPIKQWSPIFVKKGSTLTLGQAQQGCRVYLAVAGGFQVPEVMGSKSTYLRAGIGGFKGRALQAQDNLSIGTPSPIIETKIKELEEQTTNDERFLEMKWYVASEFAAPFQSNSLHPIRIIKGREYDLFTQESQQSLFSESFTISSQSDRMGYRLEGSTLTLNKEISLKSEAVAFGTIQVPSNGQPILLMADRQTTGGYPKIAQVATVDLPVLAQMKPGTTITFEEISLEKAQKLFLERESNLQQLAQGIHLKSIQEGFQ, from the coding sequence ATGATTTATGTAAAAAAGCCAGGTCTCCTTTCCACCCTTCAAGATCAAGGACGTATTGGATATCAAAAGCATGGTGTCATTATGAGCGGTGTCATGGATCCTGTATCCCCCCGTATTGCAAATTTGCTTGTAGGTAACAGTGAACATGAAGTAGTTTTAGAAATAACCATGCTAGGACCTACGCTGGTATTTGAACAAAACACTATTATTGCTTTGTGTGGCGGTGATTTATCTCCAAGAATTGATGATAGCCCAATCAAACAATGGAGTCCTATTTTTGTAAAAAAAGGGAGCACACTTACATTAGGTCAGGCCCAGCAAGGATGTCGAGTTTATCTTGCTGTAGCAGGGGGATTCCAGGTTCCAGAAGTGATGGGGAGTAAATCAACATATCTCAGGGCTGGTATAGGTGGATTTAAAGGACGCGCCTTACAAGCTCAAGACAACCTTAGCATAGGCACCCCCTCTCCTATTATTGAGACTAAAATAAAGGAACTAGAAGAACAAACAACTAATGATGAACGTTTTCTAGAAATGAAATGGTATGTGGCTTCAGAATTTGCTGCTCCGTTTCAAAGCAATAGCCTTCACCCTATTCGAATCATTAAAGGGCGAGAATATGACTTATTCACTCAAGAAAGTCAACAAAGCCTTTTCTCTGAATCATTCACTATAAGTAGTCAATCGGATCGTATGGGATATCGCTTAGAAGGTTCTACTTTAACATTAAATAAAGAAATCTCGCTAAAATCAGAAGCCGTGGCATTTGGCACCATACAAGTACCTAGTAATGGACAACCTATACTTCTTATGGCAGATAGACAAACAACTGGCGGCTACCCTAAAATAGCACAAGTAGCTACCGTGGATTTACCAGTATTAGCTCAAATGAAGCCAGGAACCACCATCACCTTCGAAGAGATTTCACTTGAGAAGGCACAAAAACTATTTCTTGAGCGAGAATCAAACCTACAACAATTAGCGCAAGGCATACATTTAAAATCAATCCAGGAGGGATTCCAATGA
- the pxpB gene encoding 5-oxoprolinase subunit PxpB yields MVNYTLTPLGDHAIVIELGNEITLATHNLVQSVVAFLDQHPFDWVTEYIPAFTTVTIFYNPLLVLPKTNQTTSASPYEHAVNQLKPYLDNLEENYSEVGRTVEIPVCYGGELGPDLPYVADYHNLSEEQIVDLHSKGNYLVYMIGFAPGFPYIGGMLEALATPRKDNPRLKIPSGSVGIAGNQTGVYPIETPGGWQLIGRTPLPLFKPESESPTLLKTGDVIRFKPITKQEFDSYKEDEA; encoded by the coding sequence ATGGTGAATTATACACTTACTCCACTTGGAGATCACGCCATTGTAATTGAATTAGGAAATGAAATCACCCTTGCCACTCATAACCTCGTACAAAGTGTAGTAGCATTCCTAGATCAACATCCGTTTGATTGGGTCACGGAATACATACCTGCCTTTACAACTGTAACTATCTTTTACAACCCATTGCTCGTTTTACCAAAAACGAATCAAACCACCTCTGCCTCACCTTATGAACATGCAGTAAACCAATTAAAACCATACCTTGATAACCTTGAGGAAAACTATTCAGAAGTTGGACGTACAGTTGAAATTCCTGTGTGTTATGGCGGCGAACTAGGACCCGATCTCCCTTATGTGGCTGATTATCACAACCTATCTGAAGAACAAATTGTAGATTTGCATTCAAAAGGGAACTACTTGGTGTACATGATTGGCTTTGCTCCAGGTTTTCCGTATATAGGGGGTATGCTAGAGGCATTAGCCACTCCCAGAAAAGATAACCCAAGACTTAAAATACCCTCCGGTTCTGTAGGGATAGCTGGTAACCAAACTGGTGTTTACCCAATAGAAACACCTGGAGGATGGCAGTTAATCGGCCGCACCCCCCTCCCTCTTTTCAAACCTGAATCAGAGTCACCAACCTTATTAAAAACAGGGGATGTTATTAGATTTAAACCTATTACGAAACAAGAATTTGATTCCTATAAGGAGGATGAGGCATGA
- a CDS encoding phosphatase PAP2 family protein → MVVLKGVKLSDVSKISISLILGGFVIIGVSFYFFAELAEEVMEKEPLIIDKLAINMMNNIQQAWLGNAFGMITEAGSVLWLSIASGLLLVYLLFISDKSKWVSVYFLVNMLGISLLTKVLKLAFERKRPDILEKYDGTGFSFPSGHSTGAIVFYGFVIYIVFITNMKSSVKWILNSFLGLLILLVGLSRVYVGVHYFSDILAGFSFGLAWLLICILALEVTLWRQQRRQKKKQEALFS, encoded by the coding sequence ATGGTGGTATTAAAAGGGGTAAAATTATCTGATGTATCAAAGATTTCCATTTCACTGATACTCGGAGGGTTTGTAATTATAGGCGTTTCTTTCTACTTTTTTGCAGAATTGGCCGAAGAAGTGATGGAGAAAGAGCCTTTAATAATAGATAAACTAGCAATAAATATGATGAATAATATACAACAAGCCTGGCTTGGTAATGCCTTTGGAATGATTACGGAAGCGGGTTCAGTACTGTGGTTGTCGATAGCTTCTGGGTTGCTTTTGGTTTACTTGTTATTTATTTCTGATAAAAGTAAATGGGTAAGTGTCTACTTTTTAGTCAACATGTTAGGGATAAGCCTTTTAACAAAGGTTTTAAAATTAGCTTTTGAGAGAAAAAGACCCGATATTTTAGAAAAATACGATGGTACAGGGTTTAGTTTTCCTAGTGGACACTCTACGGGGGCTATTGTCTTCTATGGGTTTGTTATTTATATAGTGTTTATTACAAATATGAAATCAAGTGTGAAATGGATATTAAATAGTTTTTTAGGTCTACTGATTTTATTGGTGGGGCTAAGTAGAGTATATGTAGGTGTACATTATTTTAGTGATATACTTGCTGGATTTTCATTTGGACTAGCTTGGTTGCTCATATGCATATTAGCATTAGAAGTGACTTTATGGAGACAACAAAGACGGCAAAAGAAAAAGCAAGAGGCCTTATTTAGCTAA
- a CDS encoding VTT domain-containing protein, whose protein sequence is MNSSLKSFLWKIIILLVVAGGMLFVNKMFLHIKPDHIESWVENFGIWAPVVIILIFIIRPFTLIPLSIIAVACGLLFGRYMGTLYIVTGTVLGSLLSLLVLRYFLEEIQISDEKKQNLYTLKKDLEEHGFKSVLMIRLLPGVNFDLVTYICARVEVKWWKYTFATLVGTLPGSFLFGFFGSSLLSLKPQSLIILSILIVALAGLALFMKREIGKKYDVNQLKEETKLLKEN, encoded by the coding sequence GTGAACAGTAGTTTAAAAAGCTTTTTATGGAAAATCATTATTTTGTTAGTCGTAGCTGGTGGCATGCTCTTTGTAAATAAAATGTTTCTTCATATTAAACCTGACCACATAGAAAGTTGGGTAGAAAACTTTGGTATATGGGCACCTGTTGTCATTATATTAATCTTTATCATACGTCCTTTCACTTTAATACCACTATCCATAATTGCTGTTGCATGTGGATTACTTTTTGGGCGGTATATGGGTACATTATATATTGTTACAGGTACTGTTTTAGGTTCATTGCTCTCACTACTCGTTCTTCGTTATTTTCTTGAAGAAATTCAAATCAGCGACGAAAAAAAACAAAATTTATATACTTTGAAAAAAGACCTTGAAGAACACGGATTTAAATCAGTCTTGATGATACGCCTATTACCAGGTGTGAACTTTGATTTAGTTACCTATATATGTGCACGAGTTGAAGTGAAGTGGTGGAAATACACCTTTGCAACCCTTGTTGGTACTTTACCTGGCTCATTTTTATTTGGTTTTTTCGGATCTAGTTTGCTATCTTTAAAACCTCAAAGTCTTATTATTTTAAGCATATTAATTGTAGCATTAGCAGGACTTGCTCTGTTCATGAAACGAGAAATAGGTAAAAAATATGATGTAAATCAACTGAAAGAAGAAACAAAATTGTTAAAGGAAAACTAA